A part of Maridesulfovibrio hydrothermalis AM13 = DSM 14728 genomic DNA contains:
- the thiS gene encoding sulfur carrier protein ThiS — translation MIVTLNGKETEIDDGSSIISLLESKQITPDTVVIELNAEIIPADAFGSTIIKDGDHLEVLRFVGGG, via the coding sequence ATGATTGTCACACTTAATGGAAAAGAAACTGAAATTGATGATGGATCAAGCATAATATCTTTACTTGAATCCAAGCAGATCACACCCGACACGGTGGTGATTGAGCTTAACGCTGAAATCATCCCGGCTGACGCTTTCGGATCTACTATAATAAAAGACGGGGATCACCTCGAAGTACTGCGCTTTGTAGGCGGAGGTTAA
- the phoU gene encoding phosphate signaling complex protein PhoU — translation MDMHHPLKVYEAELAELQDLVLELGYLSLDQINRALKAFADNDAEEAEKIIERDNDVNDLERKVDRTSLMIVTKMEPKAADLRYILSCSKIASDLERIADYAKSIANKGKRTAAEEHKPHMAYVQHMGQEVTAMLAQILAAFKEFNVEKALEVWHSDSNVDALFKEALIGMKDCVEGEDPDGKGFISLLFTMRCLERCGDHITNVAEHIYFIKYAEYYPGKK, via the coding sequence ATGGATATGCACCATCCTTTAAAAGTATATGAAGCAGAACTGGCAGAACTTCAGGATCTGGTTCTTGAACTTGGTTATCTTTCCCTCGACCAGATAAACAGAGCACTTAAAGCCTTTGCAGATAATGATGCGGAAGAAGCTGAAAAAATCATCGAGCGCGACAATGATGTAAATGATCTGGAGCGTAAAGTTGACCGGACATCGTTAATGATAGTCACCAAAATGGAACCAAAAGCTGCTGACCTGCGCTACATCCTTTCATGCAGCAAGATAGCTTCTGACCTTGAACGCATTGCAGACTACGCCAAAAGCATCGCCAACAAGGGCAAACGTACGGCCGCAGAAGAACATAAGCCGCATATGGCGTATGTTCAGCATATGGGACAGGAGGTGACAGCCATGCTGGCCCAGATCCTTGCTGCTTTCAAAGAATTCAACGTCGAAAAAGCTCTAGAAGTATGGCACAGCGACAGCAACGTGGACGCCCTTTTCAAAGAAGCTCTCATCGGAATGAAGGATTGTGTTGAAGGTGAAGACCCCGACGGCAAAGGATTCATTTCGCTGCTTTTCACCATGCGCTGCCTTGAAAGGTGCGGTGACCATATTACCAATGTCGCCGAACATATCTACTTTATTAAATATGCTGAATATTATCCCGGTAAAAAATAA
- a CDS encoding thiazole synthase, whose amino-acid sequence MNEDLFKLGGIKFNSRLLTGTGKYADDSVIPEICEASGSQIITVALRRVDLESDTGNVMDFIPEHMQLLPNTSGARTAEEAIRIARLAKAMGCGDWIKIEVISDSKYLLPDGYETAKATEILAREGFVVLPYVNADLYVARSLADAGAAAVMPLGAPIGTNRGLKTREMIRILIEEIDLPIIVDAGIGRPSEACEAMEMGADACLVNTAIATASNPAMMAKAFGRAVKAGREAYLSGPGVKHSHAKASSPLTGFLHEG is encoded by the coding sequence ATGAATGAAGATCTATTTAAACTCGGTGGAATTAAATTTAACAGCCGCCTACTCACCGGAACCGGTAAATACGCCGATGATTCGGTAATTCCTGAAATATGCGAAGCATCAGGTTCGCAGATAATCACTGTGGCTCTGCGCAGGGTGGACCTTGAATCCGACACTGGAAATGTGATGGATTTCATACCGGAACACATGCAGCTTCTGCCCAACACCTCAGGTGCGCGGACCGCTGAAGAAGCCATACGTATTGCCCGTCTGGCAAAGGCTATGGGCTGCGGTGACTGGATTAAAATTGAAGTCATCTCTGACAGCAAATATCTGTTGCCGGACGGTTACGAAACCGCAAAAGCCACCGAGATTCTTGCCCGGGAAGGTTTTGTAGTTCTGCCCTACGTCAATGCAGACCTCTACGTCGCCCGTTCTCTGGCAGATGCCGGAGCTGCTGCGGTTATGCCGCTTGGCGCGCCTATCGGAACAAACCGTGGTCTAAAGACCCGTGAAATGATCCGTATTTTAATTGAAGAAATAGACCTGCCCATCATAGTTGATGCCGGAATCGGCCGCCCTTCCGAAGCTTGCGAAGCAATGGAAATGGGAGCTGATGCCTGTCTGGTAAACACGGCAATAGCAACTGCCAGCAATCCTGCAATGATGGCCAAAGCCTTTGGCCGCGCTGTAAAAGCAGGACGTGAAGCATACCTCTCCGGCCCCGGCGTAAAACACAGCCACGCAAAAGCA
- a CDS encoding TolC family protein gives MNSLVEAKADAVVPPENLSDISFKDEGYSSAENIDSFKPGFISVGTATANNTSLQKSSVNNNSGEVLSIYQACRLAIAKHPLVASSYSSKLEKEADYGIAKSVYYPRIDFQTQLGPSRDLASDTETYGEGSISVTQTLYDFGGLQDTVASARLKAESANLRLARTNEDIAALTINSYLTILQAQELLNVYNSALDFYNKLLATFWERYNAGISSKADAQKVEVSLRSTQSQLAVQTQQLKTAKLLLENIIKQPVYDVETDVNILKMDIDRTLEESFSIALENNVGLKAYDRDIQSQQRVVSTKDSEYYPSLGYRLQAKNEYQRDNGEKFSLDAQLTLNWNLFNGFATDERIKKEEAVLKRMVATREATELEVQNVLSDAFNAHESSKKEFELAKEAYDSSVYLMSLYLSEFDLGIRTLLDLITAREGQTSAATREVNARFARIRAALNIYLEEGRLAEVIGLPLDKDPFQ, from the coding sequence ATGAATTCTTTGGTGGAAGCAAAGGCGGATGCTGTTGTTCCGCCTGAAAACCTTTCAGATATCAGCTTTAAAGATGAAGGTTATTCCAGTGCTGAAAATATTGATTCGTTTAAACCCGGATTTATCAGTGTCGGAACAGCTACCGCTAACAACACGTCTTTGCAGAAGTCTTCGGTAAATAATAATTCCGGTGAGGTTTTGTCTATCTATCAAGCCTGCCGGCTTGCAATTGCCAAGCATCCGCTGGTGGCAAGCTCCTATTCTTCCAAGCTTGAGAAAGAAGCTGATTACGGCATTGCCAAAAGTGTCTACTATCCGCGCATAGATTTTCAAACCCAGCTCGGACCTTCCCGTGATCTGGCCTCTGATACGGAGACTTATGGTGAAGGTTCTATTTCAGTTACCCAGACGCTTTATGATTTCGGGGGCTTACAGGACACTGTTGCCAGCGCCCGTCTTAAGGCGGAAAGTGCAAATCTTCGTCTTGCAAGGACGAATGAAGATATAGCTGCGCTGACTATCAATTCTTACCTGACAATCTTGCAGGCTCAGGAATTGCTTAATGTTTATAACAGTGCGCTTGATTTTTATAACAAGCTGCTGGCAACATTCTGGGAGCGGTATAATGCCGGTATTTCCTCTAAGGCGGATGCTCAGAAAGTGGAAGTCTCACTTCGGTCGACGCAGTCACAGTTAGCTGTTCAGACCCAGCAGCTTAAAACGGCTAAACTCCTGCTTGAAAATATAATCAAGCAACCTGTTTATGATGTTGAAACTGACGTTAATATTTTGAAGATGGATATTGACCGGACGCTTGAAGAGTCTTTCAGCATTGCTCTTGAAAATAATGTGGGGCTTAAGGCTTACGACAGAGATATTCAATCGCAGCAACGAGTGGTTTCAACTAAGGATTCAGAATATTACCCGTCGCTTGGCTATCGTTTGCAGGCTAAAAATGAGTACCAGAGAGATAATGGTGAGAAATTCTCTCTTGATGCACAGCTGACGCTTAATTGGAATCTGTTTAACGGGTTTGCAACTGACGAAAGAATTAAGAAGGAAGAAGCTGTTCTAAAGCGTATGGTCGCAACCAGAGAAGCGACTGAATTAGAGGTTCAGAACGTTCTATCTGACGCATTCAATGCACACGAGTCATCAAAAAAGGAATTTGAACTGGCAAAAGAAGCTTATGACTCCAGCGTTTATCTTATGAGTCTTTATTTGAGTGAATTTGATCTCGGAATCCGCACCCTGCTTGACCTGATTACGGCAAGGGAAGGGCAGACAAGTGCAGCCACAAGAGAGGTCAATGCCCGGTTTGCGAGGATAAGGGCCGCTCTTAATATTTATCTTGAAGAAGGTCGTCTGGCTGAGGTTATCGGTTTACCATTAGACAAAGATCCTTTTCAATAA